One genomic segment of Tachyglossus aculeatus isolate mTacAcu1 chromosome 17, mTacAcu1.pri, whole genome shotgun sequence includes these proteins:
- the TXNDC17 gene encoding thioredoxin domain-containing protein 17 has translation MARWEEVRVSGYDECAQALQENRGSPIFVYFTGSKNADGRSWCPDCEEAEPTVREALKNITEGAIFIYCQVGDRSYWKDPNNEFRKNLKITAVPTLLKYGTPQKLVESECSKADLVQMLFTED, from the exons ATGGCCCGGTGGGAGGAGGTGAGAGTGAGCGGCTACGACGAGTGCGCCCAGGCGCTGCAGGAGAACCGCGGCAGCCCCATCTTCGTCTACTTCACCGGCTCCAAGAACGCCGACGGCCGCAGCTGGTGCCCGGACTGCGAGGAAG CTGAACCGACTGTACGTGAGGCGCTGAAAAACATTACTGAAGGAGCTATATTCATCTACTGCCAAGTAGGAGACCGATCTTA CTGGAAAGATCCAAACAATGAATTTAGAAAGAACTTGAAGATAACTGCTGTGCCTACTCTACTTAAATATGGGACT CCTCAGAAGCTGGTGGAGTCTGAATGTAGCAAGGCCGATCTGGTGCAGATGCTCTTTACAGAGGActga